CTCATATCTTGAGCTATATGGCCcagaaaattatgaaatttttacaGAAGGttcacaaaattatttttgacctcactgaaattttttaaaattttcggaACAATTTCGGGAAAACACAAATTTATCACAGTCATATTAGGAGTCTTGTAACTTCGAAAGTTTCGAATTCGAGTGCAAAGTGTTTCTAAGAATATATTCGACATGCACAAAAACTTTCAATATTTTTCAATCCTTTGggaaattcttgattttggtTATCGCATACCTCGGGGCTTCAATTCCCCTCTTTGATCTTTAATTCATATCCCGATACACTCGTGAAATCTTTTTCGTACAAGGATTCAAAGTTCAGATCAACAAACAAAATTCCAAGCAAATATGTAAAGCGATGAGTTCACATTGTGGTTCACATGTGTGCCCATGGAGAGCATCAAGGCTCCATTATATCTTCTTTTGTCTAGGAAAAACTAAGAAAAGTTCAGAGTCATCTCTAAACTAAACATATGGCATCttattaaatagacttaagaCATGATAATGGAAACCAAGAGAATTATAATAGCTTGATGTCAACCTTTATaaaaatctaaacaaaataatgaatacTCCTTCTAGATTAGATACAAGGCTAGGATatacacaaacaaacaaattctaAACATATAATACAAACGTGTAACGtactttcaaaaataaatggcCAACTACATTCGATTAGAGACTATCCCACGGGATAGGCGCATATGACATAGATGTTACGACCCTTTCCTCGTGTGTAACCAAGCACCAGACCTTTATTTCATGAATAaactaattttcttttctttaatttcttcGTGAAATAAACTAAAGTGACGACTCTTAAAGTCAACCAGATTACTACGTTTCTTCTAAATGTACTAATCTAGAACCTTACGAGCCAATCAAGAAAGGTCTATGATATAGAACTCCACATTGGTTTCtcatcttaaataaataacataacatCCTATATGGATAGTATTCTTATCTACTTTTTGTGAGATTCAAGAGGAAGATAAGCCACGGGGTTCTATAGCATAActttcatacaaaaaaaatattctaaaaagtGCACGGGTCATGTTTACCATTCAAGTTATTCGTTGCGTCCCCTCCGTGGGCGGAGCACTCGAAAGGATATGTAAGACATGTGACCGACCATTTTCGAATCGCACGGACCGCTCTTCAAGACGGGGCATTCGAATGAATAAATCTACTCTTAAGAACAAATCTTCTCATGCTAACACATACAAAactgaaaaattaaaagaaCACGGCCTTGTAAAAACATGGCCATGTTCttcaaatacatattaatttaactatcaATAACATCACTCCATATTgagtagggatggcaatggggcggttcggggcggggaatgcatttaccgtccccgcaccgttttaatttcggggaattttttaataccatccccgccccgttcggtttttttcggtttcggggaatcccgcgggacaccgttaataattatttttatttaaaataaaataaaaattatataataaaattatataaacaagttttttaatataatatatattataatatattaaaatttatattattataaagaaataacattactactcttataaaatatagtgaataaataaatatattgataatttaatatatttaattatgtttatggtgttcgggGCAGATTCGGGGTAGattcggggtgaaatcggggcggggcggggcgggggacacaaataccatccccgccccattcccattcggtttcggggaaaaaccatcccaaacggggcaattcggttcggttttcgcggggcggtttcaaattgccatccctaATATTGAGTATTTGGATGTTAATTTCACTTCCCAAACATgaaattctttataaaaaatacattttcttaatatgaaaaaaaatacaagagcATGGTCTTGCTCTTGTTTTTACAATGCCATGTACTTGTATGTTCTTTAACTTAAACCATGGCCTTGTTTGGTACCTTTTAGTTGACGGACGATTTGTTCAATGTTTATCTTCTCTGGCGTTGTCTCTGTTGCATTCTGAACATCAAAGCTGAAGAAGTTAGGcgttatctaaaaataattacgACGAAATAATTTGTTGTGTTTGAGTTCACATAAtgaatagatctagggttttgaGTTTAGAAACGATTTTTTTCCGGAGAGAGAGTTTAAAGAGAGAGATATGAAATGTCAGAAACGTGCGATAAATGATTTAGagattgtttttcatttttttcttctcctaCACATATGGCAGCCACGTCAGATTCGTGACTTTACTTTCGTTGTCATTTTGTTGCCTGTATCATTTCTCGTGTCCTAATATCTCTCTGGATCCTCTCGTCTCCTAGTCAATTCTCTTTGCCTAGTCCTGAACCTTGTTTACTaagtgttttattaaatttaaaaaaaaatatacaaaataaataaaccacaTTAAtaccaataataatatataattttctaactacattttttggtttatttaatttgttaattatttatatttattatgttctctttatttaaatagttcattaattaattaatttaaaaattagttgatACAACACtacttatatgttaattaattatttttttccatatatgaatattttcataaataattagttaccccgaaattatttaaaattataaatttatggtaaaaatagtatataactaatacaaaatacacattattattataaaatatttaagttcaATAAACATGGcacattttatgtatttttaaattatatcttaatattcTTATGATCATAATTGACTACCAAttcttacaatttattttttattgtcttatttaaaattattatttatttattataacttatttgtatgtattaatatatttgacatgattattaaaataatctaattaatttgacatgtttttcttaaaataatatattattaacattttttaatataattttattatttctcaaacaatttaatttcaaatgatGGATTACAATAATGGTAAgttatatatactatttaaaataaaatattatagtataaattttaaaaaagaatttattttaatttaatattattaatcatataattatttaaataatatatgagttaatcatacataaataataataataaattagtacaaattaacattatattataagGAAAATTCTATTCTAgttatactaaaattttaaatttttttattaaaatttataattttataaattattacataTTGTCTTAATCAAATGTAACTGGAAAATgttacttaaataatatattagctTTTTAATATGCATATAGTTCTTGTTGATATACATATCGATTGTTTCATAGGCCTAATTTTCAGATTCATAGACTATGGCCCAATAATAGCTTTAGGGCTATCCTTTTGCCGGCGATATATTGTGATTCAAGTCTCGCCGTTATCTTTCTTTCAATTAGATCATAAGGAGAGTGGAGAAAAAGGGTTCGATTCACCTTCTCTCATTAGTAAGTACTCACTTCTCTCGATTCCTCTGCTCCATTGTTTCAAATATcgatgttttcatgatattctATACAGTTTGCAGCTTGTTAACTTCTTTGTCCTTAGTTTTATCTAATTGCAACAGTGAAAGCCTATATCTTTTGCCTTAAAGACTCATTCTCCATATCTTATGTTTGTATTATTAGGGTTTTATATTCTATTGTCCTAAAATTTTACTTCAGTGATCTTTAGTTGATTTCTGTTGTAAAACAAAATGTTTATGACTATGGAAATTTTCAACCTTGCTTAGGTATTTtgatgttttataatttattttatagctTGTAAAAAGCATCTTCTTTAAGATTATTTGATAGAATCTGCTTATTTTATTGTCTGTGTAGTCTCCTTTAGATAAGTCATGGTTAAACATAACAATGTTGTGCCAAATGGGCACTTCAAGAAGCATTGGCAAAACTATGTCCGGACCTGGTTCAACCAACCAGCCCGTAAGACAAGAAGAAGAACTGGTTAGCATCATCTCAACCTTTAAAATTCGAACATGATTCTTATCATAATTtactttgattttaatttgCATGTTTATCATAACTTTCTTTCACTTTATGTTCAGCTAGGCAGATTAAGGCAGTAAAGATTTTCCCTAGACCCACTAATGGGTCACTGCGTCCTATAGTTCATGGCCAGACATTGAAGTACAATATGAAACAAAGACAAGGCCGTGGATTTTCTCTTGAGGAGCTCAAGGTTGTGCATCTCTCTTTTAGTTATGTAAAAAAATGATGAGAATTGTAAAAGATGTTTTACCATATATTTTTAGATGCACTGAGGAAACTATACATTACTGCAGTCTGATTGTTTAATATATCTGAGCAGGCAGCAGGCATTACCAAAAAACTCGCTCCAACCATTGGCATTGCTTTCGATCACCGGAGGAGGAACTCCTCCCTTGAGGGTCTTCAAGCTAATGTTCAGAGGTTGAAGACATACAAGGCCAAGTTGGTTGTGTATCCAAGACGCACCCGCAAATTCAAGGTAATTAATAATGTTGGTTGATTGTAATAGAAACATGAATATGAGAACGAAGGGAAAATAAGAACTCTTAGCAAGTTAAAGGGCAATTGAATTAGTGGTGGAAGATATAATCCTCATAGGGCATAAACCATAAAACTCTTTCCCTCGCATCCTtatattatttgagttatatGATAATATGATAGTATCTGGTTTTTTTTCAGGCGGGTGATTCAGCTCCTGAGGAGTTGGCAACAGCTACTCAAGTACAAGGCCTTTACATGCCTATTGTTCATGTTAAACCATCGGTTGAGTTTGTTAAGGTGACGGAGGAGATGAAGGCGTTCAAGGCCTTTGATAAACTGCGTTTGGAGCACACTAACAAACGTTACATTGGTGCCAGGTTGAAGAGAGCAGCAGAagctgaaaaagaagaaaagaaataaataggCTGAATTTTGTTACTTCATCTCATCCTGAGCTTCATAGTTAtagttgatttttaatatattttgtggTATTAGTGATTTCTTTTTGACATTCTTCTAAGTATGATGATGACTGagcataatttttttattttttttaaacatttgtactTGCCTATATGTGTTTTTGTTGatttagggcttgtttgattttgagtttttagaatttttacctaaaatttaataacattttattcatttaaaatattaaaatacctcttatttaacatattttttttatgttatctatTATAAGGGTTGAATATCATTGGTGttgtttctaaaaaaaacattatcaagTTAAAACAAAGTGTTCAATATTCTATTACCACCACCCACGAGGAAGACATGGTGGGGGTGGATCCCTTAGTTTTGTTTACCAAGATTATTTGGTGTCTATCAAATTGTTCTATAGCCTATATCGACTTATAACAAGGGAACAAATTAGCAAGTACAACACAATTTCGAGTACATATTGTGTTATGCTCAATTGAGGAAGAATCGATAACTCATTTGTTCGTTGATTGCCCTTTATGAGTAAAATATGGAAATGGTTTGTTAGAACTATGAGTTTACTGAATTTTCTCTTGTATTGAAATCAAATTAAGGAATTGGTGCTTGAAAAGGCAaggaataatattgtttgtgatGGTCAAACTCTTATCCACACATGAACATGAAGACAAATTCTCATAATTGTTTGCGAGCTATGTCAAAATGAGACATTATATTTGAAGAAGTTACTAACTTGTGTTTGTATAAGGCGGGATAGTTGATTTGTGTTGTTTTGTATTAATTTGTTGGATAACTCATGTTTGTTTCAAAATTGGGACAAATGATGGTTTTgtcctaattttaaaattcatgtgttttttttttttttcataaatgatTATAAGTCATTTCTAAAAAAGTGGATAGAATAtcattgaattttaaaaattaatttaacaataaattaaataaaacaattttttttttcaaaactcagataaaaagacttaatttcaaacaagttcttaacttatataatattaGGACTTTTTCAGTCAAATTGCTTATTTAAAGTCCAACTTCGTTTGGTTTTATAAATTGGGActcaaattttgaaataattaaaaaactagtttaaaaataaattaagaaacaatttttttgttcaaaacttataaaatgacaaaaatcaaacaagttcttaacttatataatattatgattttttaggTTCAATTGCTTACTTGAATCACAACTTGAATCGTTTTATATTAGACTACTTTGAATTGTGCTTTATGGGatttaaaatatcatacttTGAATTATGCTTTATGggatttaaaatatcataattttaattgattgagGTTTTCAATCATACATGTCAATTTtcttagtttaaattaatattttcattttcttaactaatttaagaaatttataaaaacaacaattatctttttatttttatttttcaattattcttCCCTCAACATTCTTTAAAATATTCCAATGAATTTGATAGTTTGAAAAATACAATGTCTTGAAAAAACTActcaacttaaaatattaatacatccAAATTAGTAATTGATACAAATTTACGttgttttacaaaaataaataaataccaaTTTTGCAACCCCAGAAAATTCCTTGTCCCGAATAAACTCGAGGCTCGAGAGatttcaacatcggtttgcgtgtcaaaatattttaataaaatattattttaaaagatttatacgAAAGtatattttgacattttaaaattaattacaataataattattttttaagatcaattttaaataattttttatttaaataatcaaattacaatttaattaaaagaaatctgtgtttttaaattaattaaaaataattaatttaaaagattatttatttgataaaagagtCGCAAATTGATTTccatttaaaattcataaaaaaaattatatactcaTATGAACGTATATATGActaaatattcttttaagttcggtgtttggtgatactcaggaAAGGACTTCACATTATATCCTTCAtactcattaaaaaaatgtcacgtcactactttataaaatattggcttttgaaaatttgattttattacattttatttgactaataattttttaagtccTAAAATGCACAACTTTttcatgtatttaaaattgtaaaataaaatttaaatgctggtacatgtAGTTGATGACAATAATTATCGAGAAGAATAcctgaaaaatattagtttaagacgttagaattttaaaaaataaattcaaaccggtccttatcaaaataatttttatgaaaatattatgaaaaatattttgattttttatgtattttaaaaaattgtttgggacttctaatttaaaaaaataatttttaaaataaaagttcaaataaaCATGCCCTTAGACTGGTCCTCTCGGTCAAGGGTGTCGATCCCTCGATCGCAGGCTAAAACCCCATGGTCGCGAGCCCTACACTCTCGGGTCGGATGTGAGAAGTCCCCGGTCGAGGCTAGGATTCCTCAGTCGGGTGTAGGGGAGTTCTCGGTCGAGGCTAAGATTCCTCGGTTGGGTGCGAGGGATCCTCTATCGAGACTAGGATTCCTCGATCGAGTGTAGAAGATCCTTGGTCGGGTATAGAGGAGTTCTCGGTCAAGGCTAAAATTCCTCGGTCAGAAACCATGTCGGGTTTATTTTCTCGGTCGAAAATCAAGCCCAAGCTAAAAATCCCTTGGTTGGGTGCGGGGTTTCTCGGTTGAGTACAGGGAAGAGTTCGATTTTCttagtaaaaaattaaaccCAGACAAAACCCTCGGTCGGACACAAAGAACACCAAACTACAAGTTTGGTGATTTTGATTGGAGCCTCTATTCTTCAATTTGAAGGGATGGGGAGCTTCGTCTATCCTCAAGGATCATTTATAGCATCATCCCATACATCATTTGATCAGGATGATGTCCTATTCAAATCGAATAATTTTCAAGCAAAATCGAGATTTCGATTTTTAGGGATTAATAGAGTGTAAGGAGTTTGCCAATAGTTTCATTATACCTCATGTGATCAAATggaaccaaaacaagaacattgacGTTCGTTTTATCGattcaaaaactttttttttaatttttgaaaatcttgaattttaattaaatatgcttAAAACAGATTGGAATTGATCCAAAACCATTGCTAACATCATTtagaagatttaaaaaaaaaattcaaactataattcGAGAGCTAAAGCTCAAGAATAAAAAcgcaaatttaaaattaaattagggtATTTTCAATTTAGCTTGATTCACTTTAATAAAGTTCAACATAaagtttagaaatgattttatgattattttcatattaagaAATTGAACAATCAAGCAATAATCAAGACTAAATGAACTgaaatatgataatatcaatttgaattcataattgAATTATAACATGAATGAAAGCTTACaatgagttggagaacactcctgaaATATTTTAGAAGTTTTGTGATTAACTATAACCGAGCTTTAAagccttatacaaaattttcaaaaaataacatgaaaatttaatggcggattttgtATAATGCAGATTGAGGGTTTATGATTCTGATCCCTACCTTCAGTTTCCCTAAGGagagctatttatagcctccttAAGTCGGTTAATCgatcaagtggatcgaatttcaGATAAAAGACTATTAATTACTTTTGTCTATATTCGATTGTTCTTATCGAATTATGGCATTGTTGCCTTTATACTTGTAGGTGAAATGATTACCATTTTAGGGTGATAATTTCAGCATTTGAATCACTACCTTTGATTGAGTATCGGTCGAGTTccactttaaaaaaatcaaaagttttggCCGATCATCAATCCTATTCGTCGTGAGAAAAAAGACAACCTAGGCTTGAAACTTCGTAGTTTCGTGCTAAAATGCGAAAGCATGTGCGTTCTGTCAACTCTTTGGCGCGTCAGGACGTTCCGTCAGCGTTCGGGCTAATGACGCTAAGGCACGCGTTAGTTGATCCGCTGCTACATGAACGCACATCTCTTCCATCACAGCGGGCAACGCGGCTCGCTGTTAGGTGTTTGATGAGGCATGGACGCATATATGCAGTTGTGCTGTCTGCTGCACTATATTCTCCCGATTTCGGCTATAGCATATCACAATACTTTTTCAGTCTCAgggcttgtttgaaattaatttttctttcatcctttTGACCTTGTTTtcaacttaaaaatattttaaatagacataatatttatttcgcctatttttatattttttttagtcattataaatagtaaattt
This is a stretch of genomic DNA from Impatiens glandulifera chromosome 4, dImpGla2.1, whole genome shotgun sequence. It encodes these proteins:
- the LOC124936628 gene encoding 60S ribosomal protein L13-1-like — translated: MVKHNNVVPNGHFKKHWQNYVRTWFNQPARKTRRRTARQIKAVKIFPRPTNGSLRPIVHGQTLKYNMKQRQGRGFSLEELKAAGITKKLAPTIGIAFDHRRRNSSLEGLQANVQRLKTYKAKLVVYPRRTRKFKAGDSAPEELATATQVQGLYMPIVHVKPSVEFVKVTEEMKAFKAFDKLRLEHTNKRYIGARLKRAAEAEKEEKK